In the Anoplopoma fimbria isolate UVic2021 breed Golden Eagle Sablefish chromosome 7, Afim_UVic_2022, whole genome shotgun sequence genome, one interval contains:
- the ube2l3b gene encoding ubiquitin-conjugating enzyme E2 L3b, protein MRFRTQPRHIFAALCILGTHSSFKMAASRRLAKELDEIRRSGMKNFRNIQVEESNLLSWQGLIVPDNPPYDKGAFRIEIIFPTEYPFKPPKITFKTKIYHPNIDEKGQVCLPVISAENWKPATKTDQVIQSLIALVNDPQPEHPLRADLAEEYSKDRKKFLKNAEEFTKKYGEKRPMD, encoded by the exons ATGCGATTTCGAACACAGCCAAGACACATATTCGCCGCGCTGTGTATTCTGGGAACACACAGCAGTTTCAAGATGGCGGCGAGCAGGAGGCTGGCCAAG GAACTTGATGAGATTCGCAGGTCTGGAATGAAAAACTTCAGAAACATTCAAGTCGAGGAATCAAACCTGTTGTCATGGCAAGGGCTCATCGTTCCC GACAACCCTCCTTATGACAAAGGCGCGTTCAGGATCGAAATCATTTTCCCTACCGAGTACCCCTTCAAGCCTCCCAAGATCACATTCAAGACAAAGATCTATCACCCCAACATCGACGAGAAGGGCCAGGTGTGCTTGCCTGTGATCAGTGCAGAGAACTGGAAGCCTGCCACCAAAACTGACCAAG TAATTCAGTCCCTCATCGCGCTGGTGAACGATCCCCAGCCGGAGCATCCCCTCAGGGCAGACCTAGCAGAAGAATACTCAAAGGACCGTAAAAAATTCTTGAAGAACGCCGAAGAGTTTACAAAGAAATACGGCGAAAAGCGGCCAATGGACTGA
- the ak6 gene encoding adenylate kinase isoenzyme 6 has translation MKMRKRPNILLTGTPGVGKTTLGKELAQRTGLTYVNIGDLAKEGQLYDGYDEEYQCPILDEDGVVDELDEKMVEGGMIVDYHGCDLFPERWFHIVFVLRTDNTQLYTRLESRGYTGKKLQDNVQCEIFQTIYEEAMEAYSEEIVHQLPSDTPEDLERNLEQLVQWTEQWMKDHN, from the exons atgaagatgaggaagagacCAAACATTCTGCTAACAG GAACCCCTGGTGTTGGAAAGACCACTTTAGGAAAGGAGCTGGCCCAGCGGACGGGGCTGACCTATGTCAACATAGGAGACCTGGCCAAGGAAG GTCAACTTTATGATGGCTATGATGAAGAGTACCAATGTCCAATTTTGGATGAGGACGGG GTGGTGGATGAGCTGGATGAAAAGATGGTAGAAGGCGGGATGATCGTTGACTATCACGGCTGCGACCTGTTCCCTGAGCGCTGGTTCCACATCGTCTTCGTCCTCCGCACAGACAACACCCAGCTGTACACGCGGCTGGAGAGCAG GGGCTACACGGGGAAGAAGCTGCAGGACAACGTGCAGTGCGAGATCTTCCAGACCATCTACGAGGAGGCCATGGAGGCCTACAGCGAGGAGATCGTCCACCAGCTGCCCAGCGACACTCCTGAGGACCTGGAGCGCAACCTGGAGCAGCTGGTTCAGTGGACCGAGCAGTGGATGAAGGACCACAACTAG
- the ydjc gene encoding carbohydrate deacetylase, with the protein MCGVSDTNGQTRGAQWRPAIMPQPRMMLVVTGDDFGYCPRRNQGIVDCFQAGGISNVSLLVNACAAKEAADLAKRHNIPIGLHANLSEGIPVCQQASTLTNQHGFFHGKMGFRQALERGQLSMKQVELELRAQVRLFRELTGHLPHHMDGHQHVHVLPGVRDVFAQVLSNLKIPYTRVPVETGLHSCPALPAHLQRFYAQVEKDALDSIPVFTRYGIRWPDVYLGLSTMGQNMSVHNLQRALGHALAVGPSLATTSGGASGSHQPVVTAELMVHPGYPSQPQEGGCGEGPDDFSRSADRQHELSVLRDPALLDLYSRERVQLCAFKDI; encoded by the exons ATGTGCGGCGTCTCGGACACGAATGGACAGACGCGTGGAGCACAATGG AGACCAGCAATAATGCCACAGCCCAGAATGATGCTGGTGGTGACCGGAGATGATTTTGGCTATTGCCCAAGGAGGAACCAGGGGATCGTGGACTGCTTCCAGGCCGGAGGCATTTCCAATGTGTCACTGCTGGTTAACGCCTGTGCTGCCAAAGAGGCGGCAGATCTGGCGAAAAG GCACAACATCCCCATCGGCCTACATGCCAACCTGTCCGAGGGCATTCCAGTGTGTCAGCAGGCCTCCACGCTGACCAACCAGCACGGCTTTTTCCATGGGAAGATGGGCTTCCGTCAGGCCCTCGAGAGAGGTCAGCTCAGCATGAAGCAG GTGGAGCTTGAGTTGAGGGCCCAAGTCAGGCTGTTCAGGGAACTGACAGGTCACCTGCCCCATCACATGGACGGACACCAGCACGTCCATGTACTGCCAG GGGTGCGTGATGTATTTGCACAGGTCCTGTCAAATCTCAAGATTCCATACACCCGTGTTCCCGTGGAGACGGGCCTACACAGCTGTCCAGCACTGCCGGCACACCTCCAAAGGTTCTACGCACAGGTGGAGAAGGATGCTCTGGACTCCATCCCTGTCTTTACACGCTACGGAATCAG GTGGCCAGACGTGTACCTGGGGCTGAGTACCATGGGACAGAACATGTCCGTACACAACCTGCAGAGGGCCCTCGGCCACGCCCTGGCTGTGGGGCCCTCTTTGGCCACTACCTCTGGCGGTGCCTCGGGCTCTCACCAGCCTGTGGTCACAGCGGAGCTCATGGTCCACCCGGGTTACCCCAGTCAACCCCAGGAGGGAGGCTGTGGAGAGGGCCCCGACGACTTCTCCCGCTCAGCTGACCGACAGCACGAGCTGAGTGTGCTCAGAGACCCGGCCCTCCTGGATCTCTACAGCCGGGAGAGGGTTCAGCTATGTGCCTTCAAAGACATCTGA